A single Eubalaena glacialis isolate mEubGla1 chromosome 18, mEubGla1.1.hap2.+ XY, whole genome shotgun sequence DNA region contains:
- the GEMIN7 gene encoding gem-associated protein 7, with protein sequence MQTPLTIPVPVLRLPRGPDGLSRGFAPDGRRAPLKPEVPEIPESQESRESQEQRARAALRERYLRSLLAMVGRQVSFTLHEGVHVTAHFGATDLDVANFYVSQLQTPIGVQAEALLRCSDIISYTFKP encoded by the coding sequence ATGCAGACTCCACTGACCATTCCTGTGCCCGTGCTCCGGCTCCCCCGGGGCCCTGATGGCTTGAGCCGAGGCTTTGCCCCCGACGGACGCAGAGCCCCCCTGAAACCGGAGGTTCCTGAAATCCCGGAGTCTCAAGAATCTCGGGAATCCCAGGAACAGCGGGCCCGAGCCGCCCTTCGGGAGCGCTACCTCCGCAGCCTGCTGGCCATGGTGGGGCGCCAGGTGAGCTTCACGTTGCACGAGGGTGTGCATGTGACCGCCCACTTCGGAGCCACTGACCTGGACGTGGCCAACTTCTACGTGTCGCAGCTGCAGACTCCGATAGGCGTGCAGGCTGAGGCGCTGCTCCGGTGTAGTGACATTATCTCATACACCTTCAAACCATAA
- the ZNF296 gene encoding zinc finger protein 296 gives MSRRKAGCMPRRREPAPAANSDDEMEMPDLFIDVKPEPDPRPLQARRLGPFNPKEMPAPGRFEGEPRHSPGPVPAGGLFHALGLRNQWAPWTPLTPNLHDRQPWTDKHPDLLTCGRCLQTFPLEAITAFMDHKKLGCQLFRGPSPGHGSEREDLKALSCLRCGRQFTGAWKLLRHAQWDHGLSIYQTEPEAPEAPLLGLAEVAAAVSAVAGPEAEAKGPRLGPARRSPTCPVCKKTLSSFSNLKVHMRSHTGERPYACDQCPYACAQSSKLNRHKKTHRQLRPQSPCVADASQEQASAAPPEPAAHAAAPASILPCSGGEGAGAAATAGVQEPGAPGGGAQAGPGVDSWGADTKEQRTDPEKNQKTSPKKTLKPAGKSRGPGPGGSCEFCGKHFTNSSNLTVHRRSHTGERPYACELCSYACAQSSKLNRHRRMHGLGPGGPRFKCPHCCVPFGLRATLDKHLRQKHPDVVGDA, from the exons ATGTCCCGCCGCAAGGCCGGCTGCATGCCTCGCCGAAGAGAGCCTGCTCCCGCCGCCAACTCAGACGACGAGATGGAGATGCCGGACCTCTTCATCGATGTGAAGCCCGAGCCGGACCCGCGGCCCCTACAGGCCCGGCGGCTAGGGCCCTTCAACCCGAAGGAAATGCCCGCGCCGGGGCGGTTCGAAGGCGAACCCCGCCACTCCCCCGGCCCCGTGCCCGCTGGCGGCCTCTTCCACGCCCTGGGCCTGCGCAACCAGTGGGCGCCGTGGACGCCGTTGACCCCGAACCTTCACG ACCGCCAGCCGTGGACCGACAAACACCCAGATCTGTTGACCTGCGGCCGCTGCCTGCAGACCTTCCCGCTGGAGGCCATCACTGCTTTCATGGACCACAAGAAGCTGGGCTGTCAGCTCTTCAGAGGCCCCAGCCCCGGCCACGGCTCAG AACGCGAGGACCTGAAGGCCTTGAGCTGCCTCCGCTGCGGCCGACAGTTCACGGGAGCCTGGAAACTGCTGCGCCACGCCCAGTGGGACCATGGACTGTCCATATACCAGACGGAACCCGAGGCCCCAGAGGCCCCGCTGCTGGGCCTGGCCGAGGTGGCTGCTGCCGTGTCGGCGGTGGCGGGGCCAGAAGCCGAGGCCAAGGGCCCCCGGCTGGGTCCCGCCCGGCGGAGCCCCACCTGCCCCGTGTGCAAGAAGACCCTCAGCTCCTTCAGCAACCTGAAGGTGCACATGCGCTCGCACACTGGCGAGCGGCCCTACGCCTGTGACCAGTGTCCCTATGCCTGCGCCCAGAGCAGTAAGCTCAACCGCCACAAGAAGACCCATCGGCAGCTACGGCCCCAGAGCCCCTGCGTGGCCGATGCCAGTCAGGAGCAGGCCTCCGCCGCCCCTCCGGAGCCGGCCGCCCATGCCGCCGCCCCGGCCAGCATCCTCCCGTGCAGCGGCGGAGAGGGGGCCGGAGCAGCCGCCACGGCGGGGGTCCAGGAACCTGGGGCTCCTGGCGGTGGGGCCCAGGCAGGCCCTGGCGTGGACAGCTGGGGAGCTGACACCAAGGAGCAGAGAACTGACCCCGAGAAGAACCAGAAGACGTCACCCAAGAAGACGCTGAAGCCAGCGGGCAAGAGCCGGGGGCCCGGGCCCGGGGGCAGCTGCGAGTTCTGCGGGAAGCATTTCACCAACAGCAGCAACCTGACGGTGCACCGGCGCTCGCACACGGGCGAGCGGCCCTACGCCTGCGAGCTCTGCTCCTACGCCTGCGCCCAGAGCAGCAAACTCAACCGCCACCGCCGCATGCACGGCCTGGGGCCTGGCGGGCCCCGCTTCAAGTGCCCCCACTGCTGCGTGCCCTTCGGCCTGCGGGCCACCCTGGACAAGCACCTGCGGCAGAAGCACCCCGACGTGGTTGGGGACGCCTGA